The Sulfurimonas lithotrophica genome includes a region encoding these proteins:
- a CDS encoding HD domain-containing protein gives MPVDIKLQIEDVIEQNGSDFELSKLFKEYIKEYKTSLPELFESNQGKDFLVKHTKKLDSIITLMYQTILRRMFGNYLPMRNSIPIAIVALGSYGREQLCVHSDIDLLIVYQDIEGYNSKLIIEKLFYLALDAGLKLGHRVHEVNDLFSSSKEDITIRTSLMEARFITGSNFTWHATGRELTKIRLDKQKDFILEKIEEAQIRRKKYPTTMEPNIKESVGGLRDSHLIFWIAQTIYGISSLKDLSGDVFSEEEYREYRIALELLFRVRSALHLITGKQEDRLILQHMPQASRMLGFKNEQKMVSKVLEAQWRISNFTQIFAKKMVRKYIEDKSLIKRFKHNRLQKGIYLLEDRLYASYNLANLSIDELLTILVNLEDKFYHFDAGFLKQFTYVNISYPLRQKTYKLIKQLLQKQHIYSFLKLFYDAGILQHLFPNFKKVMHLPQFDGYHHYPVDIHSIKCIEALENIKEPFVKQLFDELDADEKLLVKIVVLFHDTGKGRKQDHSEVGAKLIAPFIDKIGLSQEIKERAILLVKHHILMSNVSFKQNIHNEKILYKFMSNIVDEKNLKLLYIVTYADVNGVGGDIYNSFNAKLLHDLYISALEVSQNNDRITDAKKRLIIEKKVKNLEEFKNIPKILQKKTLGVESNLFFFKHTPLDIIQIVMKAKDTKEYQFVVNNENSLTIEIFRRVPLNIGFLLSTLSHLDVGSMEIFTLFDDIKYFKIEFKKNVDGDELTEVQNIIKAAFDMDRVVEHRNIVIKKDEITIDCEHSKTHAELNVNTKNQIGLLAHLMDSFEQLGINIVTAKIHSTKHKVRDSFLISKQNNICNNVEKIYELLIK, from the coding sequence ATGCCTGTGGACATAAAACTGCAAATTGAAGATGTTATAGAGCAAAACGGAAGTGATTTTGAACTCTCAAAACTTTTTAAAGAATATATAAAAGAATATAAAACTTCCCTGCCGGAGCTTTTTGAATCAAATCAAGGTAAAGATTTTTTAGTAAAACATACAAAAAAATTAGATTCTATAATAACTCTTATGTATCAAACGATTTTGCGTCGTATGTTTGGAAACTATCTTCCAATGCGAAACTCTATACCCATAGCTATAGTAGCACTTGGCTCTTACGGTCGCGAACAGCTTTGTGTACATAGCGATATAGACCTCCTTATAGTGTATCAGGATATTGAAGGGTATAACTCCAAGCTAATCATTGAAAAACTATTTTATTTGGCATTAGATGCAGGTTTAAAGCTTGGTCATCGTGTACACGAGGTAAATGATTTATTCAGTTCTAGCAAGGAAGATATCACTATACGCACATCATTAATGGAAGCAAGATTTATTACCGGTTCTAATTTTACTTGGCATGCTACGGGACGGGAGTTAACTAAAATACGTTTAGACAAGCAAAAAGATTTTATTTTAGAAAAAATAGAAGAAGCCCAGATTAGAAGAAAAAAATATCCGACAACAATGGAGCCAAACATAAAAGAGAGTGTAGGAGGATTAAGAGATTCGCATCTTATTTTTTGGATTGCTCAAACTATATACGGGATATCTTCACTTAAAGATTTAAGCGGTGATGTATTTTCCGAAGAAGAATACAGAGAATACCGTATAGCATTAGAACTTCTGTTTCGTGTTAGAAGTGCATTGCATCTGATAACAGGCAAACAAGAGGACAGATTAATACTCCAGCATATGCCCCAAGCAAGCAGGATGCTAGGCTTTAAAAATGAGCAAAAAATGGTATCTAAAGTACTTGAAGCCCAGTGGCGTATAAGTAACTTTACGCAGATATTTGCTAAAAAAATGGTTAGAAAATATATTGAAGATAAATCGCTTATAAAACGTTTTAAACACAACCGACTGCAAAAAGGTATATATCTTTTAGAAGACAGACTTTATGCATCTTATAATCTTGCAAACCTGTCTATAGATGAGCTTTTAACTATCCTTGTAAATCTAGAAGACAAATTTTACCATTTTGATGCAGGTTTTTTAAAACAGTTCACATATGTAAACATATCTTACCCTCTCAGACAAAAAACATATAAACTTATAAAACAACTATTGCAAAAACAGCATATATACAGCTTTTTAAAACTTTTTTACGATGCAGGTATATTACAACATTTGTTTCCAAACTTTAAAAAAGTTATGCATCTGCCGCAGTTTGACGGATACCATCATTATCCCGTCGATATACATTCCATAAAGTGTATCGAAGCACTTGAAAACATAAAAGAACCGTTTGTAAAACAACTTTTTGACGAGTTGGATGCAGATGAAAAGCTTCTAGTAAAAATTGTCGTACTTTTTCACGATACCGGAAAAGGCAGAAAACAAGACCATAGTGAAGTCGGTGCAAAACTTATAGCACCGTTTATCGACAAAATAGGTTTAAGCCAAGAGATTAAAGAGCGGGCTATACTTTTAGTTAAACATCATATACTAATGAGTAATGTATCTTTTAAACAAAATATACATAATGAAAAAATACTTTACAAATTTATGTCAAATATAGTAGATGAGAAAAACCTAAAACTACTTTATATAGTTACATATGCAGATGTTAACGGCGTCGGAGGCGATATATACAATTCATTTAATGCCAAGCTTCTGCACGATTTATATATCAGTGCTTTGGAAGTTTCTCAAAATAACGACCGTATTACAGATGCTAAAAAACGTTTGATAATTGAAAAAAAAGTAAAAAACTTAGAAGAGTTTAAAAATATACCAAAAATACTTCAGAAAAAAACTCTTGGTGTAGAGAGCAATCTTTTTTTCTTTAAACATACGCCCTTAGATATTATCCAGATAGTTATGAAAGCAAAAGATACAAAAGAGTATCAATTTGTAGTAAACAACGAAAACTCTTTAACTATTGAAATATTTAGACGTGTACCGCTTAACATAGGTTTTTTACTCTCTACTCTTAGTCACCTAGATGTAGGTAGTATGGAGATATTTACACTATTTGACGATATAAAATACTTCAAAATAGAGTTTAAAAAAAATGTGGACGGAGATGAGCTTACAGAGGTTCAAAACATCATAAAAGCAGCATTTGATATGGACAGAGTGGTCGAGCATAGAAATATAGTTATAAAAAAAGATGAGATTACCATAGATTGTGAACATTCAAAAACACATGCCGAGCTAAATGTAAATACAAAAAATCAAATTGGACTGCTTGCACACCTTATGGATAGTTTTGAACAACTTGGCATTAATATTGTTACGGCTAAAATACATTCGACAAAACATAAAGTACGTGACAGCTTTTTAATAAGTAAACAAAACAATATATGTAATAATGTCGAAAAAATTTATGAATTACTAATAAAATAA
- the glmS gene encoding glutamine--fructose-6-phosphate transaminase (isomerizing) yields MCGIVGYLGEKNTKEILLEGLKELEYRGYDSAGIAVLQEGEFSNYKAVGKLKNLEEKTKDFITDKFAVGIGHTRWATHGKPTELNAHPHLGESSYVVHNGIIENYAKLKEDLIGNGIKFLSQTDTEVIIHQFEKNLKTEADEFKAFSKTISELEGAYATLIVTKSLPDTIFFAKHGSPMLVGINDENEKFFASSDSPLIGHAKEVNYFEDGDYGYVTKNEIKIFDAQGKERQVNFIPLKVDKLSAQKDGYRFFMEKEIYEQSDVISDTLLGRLSDDEIIFEELDTKLFDGINEIKLCACGTSYHSALSASYMFERYSKVRCSVEIASEFRYRQPIMNKDTLFVVISQSGETADTLETLKMAKKAGLKTLVICNVDNSSMVREANASILTRAGIEKGVASTKAFATQVTVFWMLSLYVAKLKNSMNTQELKHQINLLREIPLSVKVTDEMHERIKRLSKRYLHGHGFFFIGRDIFYPLALEGALKLKEISYLHAEGYPSGEMKHGPIALADPELFTIALLPQHLLYEKSKSNVEELSARDSTICAISALEFDKADDFIQINQCKDYMLEFFEMMIVVQLLSLEVSIRLGNDVDMPRNLAKSVTVE; encoded by the coding sequence ATGTGTGGAATAGTCGGTTATTTAGGTGAGAAAAACACTAAAGAAATTCTACTTGAGGGTTTAAAAGAGTTAGAATATCGCGGTTATGACTCTGCAGGAATAGCAGTGCTTCAAGAAGGCGAGTTTTCAAACTATAAAGCTGTTGGAAAGTTAAAAAACCTAGAAGAAAAAACAAAAGATTTTATAACCGATAAATTTGCCGTTGGAATAGGACATACACGCTGGGCTACACACGGAAAACCGACTGAGTTAAATGCACACCCTCACCTTGGCGAGAGTTCATACGTAGTTCATAACGGTATAATCGAGAATTATGCAAAATTAAAAGAAGACCTAATTGGTAACGGTATTAAGTTTTTAAGTCAAACAGATACGGAAGTAATTATTCATCAGTTTGAGAAAAATCTAAAAACCGAGGCTGATGAATTTAAAGCATTTTCCAAAACTATTAGCGAACTTGAAGGTGCTTATGCTACTTTAATAGTTACAAAATCCCTGCCCGATACTATTTTCTTTGCAAAACACGGCTCGCCGATGCTAGTTGGAATCAATGATGAAAATGAAAAGTTTTTTGCATCATCGGATTCACCCCTAATAGGTCATGCAAAAGAGGTAAACTACTTTGAAGACGGTGATTACGGATATGTAACAAAAAATGAAATTAAAATATTTGATGCACAGGGTAAGGAAAGGCAAGTTAATTTTATCCCTCTTAAAGTAGATAAACTCTCAGCCCAAAAAGACGGGTATCGATTTTTTATGGAAAAAGAGATTTATGAGCAAAGTGATGTTATTTCAGATACTCTGCTTGGTCGTTTAAGTGATGATGAAATTATATTTGAAGAATTGGATACTAAGCTATTTGATGGCATAAATGAAATAAAACTTTGTGCATGCGGTACGTCGTATCATTCAGCACTCTCAGCCTCATATATGTTTGAACGTTACTCAAAAGTCAGATGCTCGGTTGAAATTGCAAGCGAGTTTAGATATCGTCAGCCTATAATGAATAAAGATACTCTTTTTGTAGTAATTTCTCAAAGCGGTGAAACCGCAGACACTCTAGAGACTCTTAAGATGGCAAAAAAAGCAGGTTTAAAAACGCTTGTGATATGTAATGTAGATAACTCGTCTATGGTTCGTGAAGCCAATGCCTCTATACTTACCCGTGCAGGAATAGAAAAAGGAGTAGCATCTACAAAAGCATTTGCCACGCAAGTTACTGTTTTTTGGATGCTAAGTCTTTATGTAGCTAAATTAAAAAATTCTATGAATACGCAAGAGTTAAAACATCAAATAAACCTTTTAAGAGAGATACCTTTAAGCGTTAAAGTAACAGATGAGATGCATGAGAGAATAAAACGCTTATCTAAGCGTTATCTACATGGACACGGATTTTTCTTTATAGGTCGTGATATTTTTTATCCTCTGGCATTAGAAGGTGCACTAAAACTAAAAGAGATATCCTATCTTCACGCAGAAGGCTATCCAAGCGGTGAGATGAAACACGGTCCTATAGCACTGGCAGACCCCGAGCTTTTTACGATAGCACTGTTACCACAACATCTCTTATACGAAAAGTCTAAAAGCAACGTAGAGGAGTTAAGTGCAAGAGACTCCACTATATGTGCTATTTCTGCTTTAGAGTTTGACAAAGCAGATGATTTTATACAAATCAATCAATGCAAAGACTATATGTTGGAATTTTTTGAAATGATGATTGTCGTACAACTTTTATCGCTAGAAGTTTCTATACGATTAGGAAATGATGTCGATATGCCAAGAAATCTTGCAAAAAGTGTAACGGTAGAATAA
- a CDS encoding Mrp/NBP35 family ATP-binding protein, producing MTEQIVNEALSKVTYPGFTKDIVTFGFVKDIQISGNDVSITIDITSSAPEVAQQITDEAQAELKRAGATSATINIKAPQMPKESSSKGKNIAPQVKNFLMVSSGKGGVGKSTTSVNIAISLAKQGKKVGLLDADIYGPNIPRMMGIADIKPEVNGNKVLPINAYGIEVMSMGSLMEEGQSLIWRGAMIMKAIEQFLRDILWSELDVLVIDMPPGTGDAQLTLAQSVPVTAGLTVSTPQSVSLDDSRRSLDMFKKLNIPIAGVIENMSGFIAPDTGVEYDIFGKGTTQPLAEEFDTEIIAEIPIEPSIRTGGDEGKPISYVAPTSESAKRYAAAAESIWATIEKINAEGGVDNQAVQPTTPPGVSACSM from the coding sequence ATGACTGAACAAATTGTTAATGAAGCATTGTCAAAAGTTACATATCCCGGTTTTACCAAAGATATAGTAACTTTTGGTTTTGTTAAAGATATTCAAATATCAGGAAATGATGTAAGTATAACTATTGATATTACTTCATCGGCTCCCGAAGTGGCACAACAGATTACTGATGAAGCACAGGCAGAATTAAAACGTGCAGGTGCTACAAGTGCTACAATTAATATTAAAGCACCTCAGATGCCAAAAGAAAGTTCATCTAAGGGTAAAAATATTGCCCCTCAAGTTAAAAACTTCTTAATGGTAAGTTCAGGTAAAGGTGGTGTCGGAAAATCTACAACATCTGTAAATATTGCTATAAGTCTTGCAAAACAAGGTAAAAAAGTAGGTCTTTTAGATGCAGATATCTATGGTCCAAATATCCCTCGTATGATGGGTATTGCCGATATAAAACCTGAAGTTAACGGAAATAAAGTCTTACCTATAAACGCTTATGGAATTGAAGTTATGTCTATGGGTTCACTTATGGAAGAGGGACAATCACTAATCTGGCGTGGTGCTATGATTATGAAAGCTATTGAACAGTTTTTACGTGATATCTTATGGAGTGAATTAGATGTATTGGTTATCGATATGCCTCCTGGGACTGGTGATGCACAATTAACACTTGCTCAGAGCGTACCTGTAACAGCAGGACTTACTGTAAGTACACCTCAAAGTGTATCATTAGATGACTCACGTCGTTCATTAGATATGTTTAAAAAACTTAACATCCCTATAGCCGGTGTTATAGAAAACATGAGTGGATTTATCGCTCCTGATACAGGTGTAGAATATGATATTTTCGGTAAAGGTACGACTCAGCCGTTAGCAGAAGAGTTTGATACTGAGATAATTGCAGAGATTCCTATCGAGCCAAGTATTCGAACAGGTGGAGATGAAGGTAAACCTATATCTTACGTAGCACCGACTAGTGAGAGTGCAAAACGTTATGCAGCTGCAGCTGAATCTATTTGGGCTACTATTGAGAAAATCAATGCCGAGGGCGGGGTTGATAATCAGGCGGTACAGCCGACGACGCCTCCAGGTGTTAGTGCTTGTTCAATGTAG
- the mtnK gene encoding S-methyl-5-thioribose kinase, whose product MEYRELDVSSIIEYLLSVDEVASYFGGDDLKADEIGDGNLNYVYLVSSVSDSNKALIVKQAVPYLRCVGEEFALGRERMTYEIRALSKFKEIAPDFVPDIYHVSEDMSIVVMQYLENHIILRGGLTDAKKYPNFSEHVSSYLADTLFKTSSLYLNSTLKRKLIDEFNSNTELCKLTEDFVFTFAYMQNETNDADNVKDNPLAQKLFSDMEFKEKVLDLKYKFMTSTDALIHGDLHTGSIMLNENETFVIDPEFAYVGPFGFDIGALLANLANNYVHHTIVTKDEEFKEYLLETIKEIIELFESKFLKLWEVQKNSALLIDGYIDDKTAQKYREKFVKRILQESIGFAGCKMARRVFGVAGVAEIRGIEDKQKRHDAEALVLKIAREFVMKYEKIDSAEQVLEIIKVNSAG is encoded by the coding sequence ATGGAATATAGAGAGTTAGACGTAAGCAGTATAATAGAGTATCTTTTAAGTGTTGATGAAGTTGCTAGCTACTTTGGCGGTGATGATTTAAAAGCAGATGAGATAGGTGACGGCAATTTAAACTATGTCTATCTTGTAAGTTCTGTATCTGATTCAAACAAAGCTCTTATAGTAAAACAGGCTGTTCCATATCTAAGATGTGTAGGTGAAGAGTTTGCCCTAGGGCGTGAGCGTATGACTTATGAGATAAGGGCACTATCCAAGTTTAAAGAGATAGCTCCAGATTTTGTGCCGGATATTTACCATGTAAGCGAAGATATGTCTATTGTAGTTATGCAGTATTTAGAAAACCATATCATCTTAAGAGGCGGACTTACAGATGCTAAAAAATATCCAAATTTTTCTGAACATGTTTCCAGTTATTTGGCAGATACACTTTTTAAAACTTCCTCTTTGTATCTGAACTCTACATTAAAGCGTAAACTCATTGATGAGTTTAATTCAAACACGGAACTTTGCAAACTTACTGAAGATTTTGTGTTTACATTTGCATATATGCAAAACGAGACAAACGATGCAGATAATGTAAAAGACAATCCACTTGCACAAAAGCTTTTTTCGGATATGGAGTTTAAAGAGAAGGTTTTAGACTTAAAATACAAGTTTATGACTTCTACGGATGCTCTAATCCACGGTGATCTTCATACGGGTTCTATTATGTTGAATGAGAATGAGACTTTTGTGATTGATCCTGAGTTTGCATATGTTGGTCCTTTTGGATTTGATATAGGCGCACTTTTGGCAAACCTTGCAAACAACTATGTACATCATACAATAGTTACTAAAGATGAGGAATTTAAAGAGTATCTTCTTGAGACGATTAAAGAGATAATCGAGCTTTTTGAGAGTAAGTTTTTAAAACTGTGGGAGGTTCAAAAAAACTCGGCACTTTTGATAGATGGTTATATAGATGATAAAACGGCTCAAAAATACAGAGAAAAATTTGTAAAAAGAATTCTACAGGAATCAATAGGTTTTGCAGGTTGTAAGATGGCAAGACGGGTATTTGGAGTTGCAGGGGTTGCGGAGATAAGAGGCATTGAAGATAAACAAAAACGCCATGATGCAGAGGCTTTGGTTTTAAAAATAGCAAGAGAGTTTGTAATGAAATATGAAAAAATAGACTCTGCAGAACAAGTATTAGAAATTATAAAGGTAAATAGTGCAGGGTAA
- a CDS encoding GGDEF domain-containing protein: MRTKLKLLFIVTLMLLGLAVATIINVSLNFREYSVKSALEKAEMAAKTVEDGLTAHMVNGIMDKREYFLEQISKNDNIKSLWLARSNHIIKQYGEGFNSETARDAIDKEVLKTGKSIKKIEETTNKINLRVTMPYKAITTGNANCLKCHDVKRGDTLGVISMEFDITDMRNTGFITILKILGINLIFIVVVLLLINYYVTPYMKLFEDLQEGIQKAYSGDFTHTFTTKIKGEAGKAVEQLNTLFMKMQEAFGEIRVNLATFVTERAASCNDPLFEAKQVINELSDIYKFKKTIELDENKNIIYKRIIEVLKSKFNIERFSFYEIDTKHSTRKLIYATHDDLKDICNTKHIDADSQKCRACRTNSDVISTDFNDLCYACCSNNIHYLCHPFQINDEASLLISMTTYDPNEIARLTSYMPSISNYLEAAKPVIESNILMDKLHDTSLRDGMTNLYNRRFLENFIDKIMSQIQRSEETYHVMMLDVDFFKMVNDTYGHDIGDKVIVDLANVLRNNIREADLAIRYGGEEFLVMLHNSTDEGALRVASNIHKDFGKLRFDVGNGESLHKTISIGISKFPKDGDSIWKCIKYADTALYQAKNTGRNKIVEFEDHMFDKDEY; the protein is encoded by the coding sequence ATGCGAACAAAACTCAAACTCCTATTTATAGTAACTCTTATGCTTCTTGGCTTAGCCGTAGCCACAATAATAAACGTATCACTTAATTTCAGAGAATATAGTGTCAAATCAGCCCTTGAGAAAGCTGAAATGGCTGCCAAAACCGTAGAAGACGGTTTAACGGCACATATGGTTAACGGAATAATGGATAAACGTGAGTATTTTTTAGAACAAATTTCTAAAAACGACAATATCAAGTCCTTATGGCTTGCCAGAAGTAATCATATAATTAAACAATACGGTGAAGGATTTAACTCTGAAACTGCCAGAGATGCAATTGATAAAGAGGTATTAAAAACAGGAAAAAGCATAAAAAAAATCGAAGAAACTACAAACAAAATAAATTTGAGAGTTACAATGCCATATAAGGCTATTACCACAGGAAATGCAAACTGTTTAAAATGTCATGACGTTAAAAGAGGTGATACGTTAGGTGTTATCAGTATGGAATTTGACATTACAGATATGAGAAATACCGGTTTTATCACAATACTTAAAATTCTTGGTATAAATCTTATATTTATAGTAGTAGTTTTACTGCTGATAAACTATTATGTAACACCTTATATGAAGCTTTTTGAAGACTTACAAGAAGGCATACAAAAAGCTTACAGCGGTGATTTTACACATACTTTTACGACAAAAATAAAAGGTGAGGCAGGAAAAGCGGTTGAACAGCTAAACACTCTGTTTATGAAGATGCAAGAAGCATTCGGTGAAATAAGAGTAAATCTTGCAACCTTCGTGACTGAGCGTGCAGCTTCTTGTAACGATCCTCTTTTCGAAGCCAAACAAGTTATTAATGAACTATCCGATATTTATAAATTTAAAAAGACTATTGAACTTGACGAAAACAAAAACATAATTTATAAAAGAATTATAGAAGTTTTAAAAAGTAAGTTTAATATAGAAAGATTTTCATTTTATGAAATTGACACAAAACACTCTACAAGAAAACTTATTTATGCCACCCATGATGACTTAAAAGATATATGTAATACTAAACATATAGATGCTGATTCACAAAAATGTCGTGCTTGCAGAACAAACTCCGATGTTATCTCAACCGATTTTAATGATTTGTGTTATGCATGTTGTTCGAATAACATACATTATTTATGTCACCCGTTTCAAATTAACGATGAAGCATCTTTGCTTATTTCAATGACTACTTATGACCCTAATGAAATTGCAAGACTTACATCTTATATGCCAAGTATATCAAACTATTTAGAAGCTGCAAAACCTGTTATTGAAAGTAACATACTTATGGATAAACTTCATGATACATCATTGAGAGACGGTATGACAAATCTTTATAACAGAAGGTTTTTAGAGAACTTTATAGATAAGATTATGAGCCAAATCCAACGCTCAGAAGAGACTTATCACGTTATGATGCTTGATGTTGATTTTTTCAAAATGGTAAATGACACATATGGACATGATATAGGGGATAAGGTTATTGTAGATTTAGCAAACGTGCTTAGAAATAATATACGTGAAGCTGACTTGGCTATACGTTACGGCGGGGAAGAGTTTTTAGTTATGCTGCATAATTCAACGGATGAAGGTGCTCTAAGAGTAGCTAGCAATATTCATAAAGATTTTGGAAAACTGCGTTTTGACGTCGGCAACGGAGAGTCGTTACATAAAACAATATCAATCGGTATATCAAAATTTCCTAAAGACGGCGATTCTATTTGGAAGTGTATTAAATATGCCGATACGGCTTTATACCAAGCAAAAAATACTGGTAGAAATAAAATAGTAGAGTTTGAAGATCATATGTTTGATAAAGACGAGTATTAA
- the thiC gene encoding phosphomethylpyrimidine synthase ThiC, which produces MRTSWVKKRENDECKTQMYYAKQGIITEEMEYVAKIEDLEPELVRSEIARGRLIIPANVNHTNLEPMAIGLASKCKINANIGSSAIASDVQGEIEKVQVSQHYKADTAMDLSTGGDLDEIRSAVIENSKIPIGTVPIYQILHDVGNKIEDLSIDVMLEVLERQAKQGVSYFTIHAGFLLETMPKVAKRKMGIVSRGGSLMAAWMMHYHRENPFYTAFDDILDICAKYDVSLSLGDSLRPGCLADASDDAQLGELKVLGDLTLRAWEKNVQVMIEGPGHVPLNQIERNMKIQREYCHEAPFYILGPLVTDIAAGYDHISSAIGAAVGGWHGASMLCYVTPKEHLGLPNADDVREGIIAYKIAAHAADIARGRKGARDIDDEMSDARYSFDWEKQFELALDSERAREYHDETLPQDVFKEAEFCSMCGPKFCSYKITQEIMDNPDAIAKIAEDAKLAEAN; this is translated from the coding sequence ATGAGAACATCATGGGTAAAAAAGCGTGAAAACGATGAGTGTAAAACTCAGATGTATTACGCAAAACAAGGCATCATAACCGAGGAGATGGAGTATGTTGCAAAAATTGAAGATTTAGAGCCCGAACTTGTTAGAAGTGAGATAGCAAGAGGGCGTTTGATAATTCCTGCAAACGTTAATCATACAAACTTGGAACCGATGGCAATCGGTTTGGCATCTAAATGTAAAATAAATGCAAATATCGGTTCTTCTGCGATAGCAAGTGACGTACAAGGTGAGATTGAAAAAGTTCAGGTATCACAACATTATAAAGCCGATACGGCTATGGACTTATCTACAGGTGGAGATTTAGACGAGATTCGCTCAGCTGTAATTGAAAACTCTAAAATCCCGATAGGTACTGTACCAATTTATCAAATACTACACGATGTCGGAAACAAGATTGAAGACTTATCTATAGATGTAATGTTAGAGGTGTTAGAGCGTCAAGCAAAACAAGGTGTATCTTACTTTACGATTCATGCAGGTTTTTTACTTGAGACTATGCCAAAAGTAGCTAAACGTAAAATGGGAATCGTATCTCGCGGCGGTTCTTTGATGGCTGCTTGGATGATGCACTATCATAGAGAAAATCCTTTTTATACGGCATTTGATGATATTTTAGATATTTGTGCAAAATACGATGTATCGCTTTCTCTTGGAGATTCACTGCGTCCAGGTTGTTTGGCAGATGCAAGTGATGATGCACAGCTTGGTGAGCTTAAAGTGTTAGGTGACTTAACGCTTCGTGCTTGGGAGAAAAATGTTCAGGTTATGATTGAAGGTCCTGGACATGTACCTTTAAACCAGATTGAGCGCAATATGAAGATTCAACGTGAATATTGTCATGAAGCTCCATTTTATATTTTAGGACCTCTAGTTACCGATATAGCGGCAGGATATGATCATATATCTTCTGCAATCGGTGCAGCCGTAGGTGGATGGCACGGAGCTAGTATGCTTTGTTACGTTACGCCAAAAGAACACCTTGGTCTTCCAAATGCAGATGATGTTCGCGAAGGTATTATTGCATATAAAATAGCTGCTCATGCTGCTGATATCGCACGTGGTCGTAAGGGTGCTAGAGATATCGATGATGAGATGAGTGATGCACGTTATTCATTTGACTGGGAAAAACAGTTTGAATTAGCCCTTGATAGTGAACGTGCTCGTGAATACCATGATGAAACATTACCTCAAGATGTATTTAAAGAAGCAGAATTTTGTTCTATGTGTGGACCGAAGTTTTGTTCATACAAGATTACTCAGGAGATAATGGATAATCCTGATGCTATAGCAAAAATAGCTGAAGATGCTAAGTTGGCTGAAGCCAACTAG
- a CDS encoding putative quinol monooxygenase — translation MEITKRVTFIAKDDEKSIAKMKELLSAMVKPSQAEDGCIFYEIFQYENNPRKFMAYESWRDEAALDGHKASAHYAVYKSSYEPYCEKKYTDELEVLG, via the coding sequence ATGGAAATTACAAAAAGAGTGACGTTTATAGCAAAAGATGACGAAAAAAGCATAGCAAAGATGAAAGAACTTTTAAGTGCAATGGTTAAACCCAGTCAAGCTGAAGACGGCTGTATTTTTTATGAAATATTTCAGTATGAAAATAACCCTCGTAAATTTATGGCGTATGAAAGCTGGCGTGATGAAGCTGCACTTGATGGACACAAAGCATCTGCACACTATGCAGTTTACAAATCTTCATATGAGCCTTATTGTGAAAAAAAATATACCGATGAATTAGAAGTACTCGGCTGA